Proteins found in one Brevibacillus brevis genomic segment:
- a CDS encoding putative bifunctional diguanylate cyclase/phosphodiesterase yields MQKSSNSSKENSAACCQPSNSPANDSARILIEGNTEVIAQMNMINLTEEDLQLIAAFRPVIETEIEQITSSFYESILHVDSLKQIVMEHTTVERLRQTLKNHLIEMFDGRMDPAFIEKRMKIAMVHRKIGLPPKWYMGSFQNLLGTLMRIIDDRKDVYPDSKKLVHAITKLLSFDQQLVLEAYEDQTRMLEQRAKSMIEYQAFHDELTGLPNRRKLHQALQEAIGSNSEQGTRFAVLVLDIDRFKMINDSLGHTYGDRFLQEVSDRIKKSAEGFDVTIARMGGDEFTLICQNVEDDYEFSTLAERVVKEIEIPYLLQGKDYYVSASIGVAVYPDHGCSEEQLLKNADAAMYEVKKNGKNGFQFFTNELDDQVLMRIELERDLRKAVKNDELVLYYQPQIQTGINQLIGVEALVRWNHPTKGTLSPGVFIPIAEETGLIFEIGMWTLKEACKQMKKWHEAGGPLIPVSVNLSSRQFHQPNLVGYIRQILVETGLEPQYLELEITESMMMDAELSTEILKELHEYGVKISLDDFGTGYSSLSYLKLLPIHKLKIDRSFITDITMNPSDQAIVATIISMAKHLNMNVIAEGIETQGQLDFLTENACKEIQGYYFSHPLPAAEMEEALFMPVRERFDHPL; encoded by the coding sequence ATGCAGAAGTCATCAAATTCGTCCAAAGAAAACAGCGCTGCATGCTGCCAACCGTCGAATTCGCCGGCAAACGATTCTGCACGGATATTAATAGAAGGAAACACCGAAGTTATCGCACAAATGAACATGATTAACTTGACGGAAGAGGATTTGCAGTTAATCGCAGCGTTTCGCCCTGTCATTGAGACTGAAATTGAGCAGATTACTTCTTCTTTTTATGAATCGATTCTCCATGTGGACTCTTTGAAACAAATTGTGATGGAGCACACTACCGTTGAACGATTACGTCAAACCTTAAAAAATCATTTAATCGAGATGTTTGACGGCCGGATGGATCCTGCCTTCATTGAAAAACGCATGAAGATTGCGATGGTCCATCGAAAAATCGGGCTTCCTCCCAAATGGTACATGGGTTCTTTTCAAAACCTATTAGGTACACTCATGCGAATAATAGATGATCGGAAAGACGTTTATCCTGACTCAAAAAAATTGGTTCATGCTATTACAAAGCTGCTCAGCTTTGACCAGCAATTGGTTTTGGAGGCTTACGAAGACCAGACACGTATGCTGGAGCAGCGTGCCAAGTCGATGATCGAATATCAGGCGTTCCACGATGAACTAACCGGCTTGCCGAACAGAAGAAAGCTCCATCAAGCCTTGCAGGAGGCGATTGGCAGCAATAGCGAACAGGGTACGCGATTTGCGGTGCTGGTACTTGACATCGATCGTTTTAAAATGATCAATGATTCTTTGGGCCATACGTACGGGGATCGCTTTTTGCAAGAAGTGAGTGATCGGATCAAAAAAAGCGCGGAAGGATTCGATGTGACGATTGCCCGTATGGGTGGTGATGAGTTCACACTGATCTGCCAAAATGTCGAAGATGATTACGAGTTTTCGACGTTGGCTGAACGGGTGGTCAAGGAAATCGAGATCCCCTATCTCTTGCAGGGAAAAGATTATTATGTCTCGGCGAGTATTGGTGTCGCGGTGTATCCCGATCATGGATGCAGTGAGGAGCAATTGCTCAAAAATGCTGATGCTGCCATGTACGAAGTGAAGAAAAACGGGAAGAACGGATTTCAGTTTTTTACCAATGAGCTCGATGACCAAGTGTTGATGCGTATTGAACTGGAGAGGGATTTGAGAAAAGCGGTAAAGAATGACGAGCTGGTTTTGTACTACCAGCCACAGATTCAAACGGGGATCAATCAGCTTATTGGCGTGGAAGCGCTCGTCCGATGGAATCATCCGACAAAAGGAACCCTGTCACCTGGCGTGTTTATCCCGATCGCGGAAGAAACGGGCTTGATCTTTGAGATAGGCATGTGGACATTAAAGGAAGCCTGCAAGCAAATGAAAAAATGGCATGAGGCGGGTGGACCCTTGATTCCCGTTTCAGTCAATCTGTCCTCTCGTCAGTTCCACCAACCCAATCTCGTAGGCTATATCCGACAAATCCTTGTGGAGACTGGACTCGAACCGCAGTACTTGGAATTGGAAATAACGGAAAGCATGATGATGGACGCAGAGCTTTCCACAGAAATTTTAAAGGAATTGCACGAATATGGCGTGAAAATTAGTCTGGACGACTTCGGAACAGGTTACAGCTCGCTCAGCTACCTCAAGCTGCTACCCATTCACAAACTAAAAATTGATCGTTCGTTTATTACAGATATCACGATGAATCCGAGTGATCAGGCGATCGTCGCAACGATCATTTCCATGGCGAAGCATCTAAACATGAATGTCATTGCGGAAGGAATCGAGACGCAGGGACAGTTAGATTTTCTCACAGAGAATGCTTGTAAGGAAATCCAAGGGTATTACTTTAGCCACCCACTACCCGCAGCGGAAATGGAAGAAGCACTCTTCATGCCAGTTCGCGAGCGTTTTGACCATCCTTTGTAA
- a CDS encoding alpha/beta-type small acid-soluble spore protein has product MARSNSLVYGQARALLDQLKYEIAAEFGVELGADTSARQNGSVGGEMTKRLVQYAEQQMFRL; this is encoded by the coding sequence ATGGCACGTTCGAATTCCCTGGTGTATGGACAAGCTCGTGCACTATTAGATCAATTAAAGTACGAGATCGCTGCTGAATTTGGAGTCGAGTTGGGAGCAGATACGTCAGCACGCCAAAATGGCTCTGTCGGCGGAGAGATGACGAAGCGTTTGGTACAATACGCGGAACAGCAAATGTTTCGACTGTAA
- a CDS encoding helix-turn-helix transcriptional regulator — MNRHAVYFQEQEKRREILVLLKKRRSVDVQELSKYLGITKVAVRKHLDVLHRERYIESRLVRQRTGRPAYVYHLSNTAEQLFPRHYSELATEMLTGIQDLYGEAFVDQLFEKRMARMLQNYREVMRGQGFDQRVKTLASIQNEEGYMPHLEKVGDGLYTLEEANCPLLQVAIRYRQACRCELSLFESLVDAHVERTSCMAEGQVKCRYLIKEKLSNEES; from the coding sequence ATGAACAGACACGCAGTTTATTTTCAAGAACAGGAAAAACGTCGAGAAATTTTGGTGTTGCTTAAGAAGCGCCGTTCGGTCGATGTCCAGGAACTGTCTAAATATCTCGGCATAACAAAAGTCGCAGTACGTAAGCATTTAGATGTTTTGCATAGGGAACGGTATATCGAGTCTCGATTGGTTCGTCAGCGAACAGGCAGACCAGCCTATGTGTATCATCTATCGAATACTGCTGAACAATTATTTCCGCGTCACTACAGCGAGTTGGCTACAGAGATGCTGACGGGCATTCAGGATTTGTATGGGGAAGCTTTTGTCGATCAATTATTTGAGAAGCGGATGGCACGGATGTTACAAAACTATCGGGAGGTAATGAGAGGACAAGGTTTTGACCAGCGAGTGAAAACATTGGCAAGCATACAAAATGAAGAAGGATACATGCCTCACTTGGAAAAAGTCGGGGATGGTTTGTATACGCTTGAAGAAGCGAATTGCCCTCTCTTACAGGTAGCTATTCGCTATCGCCAAGCATGTCGATGCGAGCTCTCCTTGTTTGAGTCGCTAGTAGACGCGCATGTAGAGCGTACTTCGTGTATGGCGGAAGGTCAAGTAAAATGCCGTTACCTGATTAAAGAAAAGCTCAGCAATGAAGAATCGTAG
- a CDS encoding superoxide dismutase, producing MEAFTLPELPYRYDELEPYLDAKTMEIHHGKHHATYVANLNKALENHSQFRNASVKELISNLQDIPEDIRMAVRNHGGGHYGHSLYWSIMSPTGGGKPTGDIAKGIDKYFGSFEKMKDELTKASVSRFGSGWGWLVVNGDKLEVMSTPNQDTPFMEKKTPILVVDVWEHAYYLQYQNKRPDFVSSWWNVVNWEEVNRLYNEAIR from the coding sequence ATGGAAGCCTTTACGTTACCGGAACTGCCATATCGTTATGATGAGCTGGAACCTTACTTGGATGCGAAAACGATGGAAATTCATCACGGAAAGCATCATGCTACGTATGTGGCTAACTTAAATAAAGCCTTAGAAAACCACTCGCAGTTCAGGAATGCCTCGGTCAAAGAACTAATCAGTAACTTGCAGGATATCCCGGAAGACATTCGCATGGCAGTTCGAAATCATGGGGGCGGGCATTATGGACACAGCTTGTATTGGTCGATCATGAGTCCCACTGGCGGCGGGAAACCAACAGGGGATATTGCGAAAGGAATCGACAAGTATTTCGGAAGTTTTGAGAAAATGAAGGATGAATTGACAAAAGCATCTGTCAGTCGTTTCGGATCAGGATGGGGATGGCTCGTCGTCAACGGAGACAAGTTGGAAGTGATGAGCACGCCTAATCAGGATACTCCTTTTATGGAGAAGAAAACGCCTATATTGGTCGTAGATGTGTGGGAGCACGCGTATTACTTGCAGTACCAAAATAAACGTCCTGATTTTGTCTCTTCGTGGTGGAATGTAGTCAATTGGGAGGAAGTCAATCGTTTGTATAACGAAGCAATCCGCTAA
- a CDS encoding NAD(P)H-dependent oxidoreductase encodes MKTLVIAVHPTMSQSRINRTWKERIQQEESVTVHDLYAAYPDFQIDVEQEQKLMQEHDRIVFQFPLYWYSTPALLKQWQDVVLTYGWAYGSEGNKLHGKELLLAISTGGPEEAYQRDGYNYYSISELIKPLQAMANLTGMKFLKPFLFQGVSGVSDEQIQHSAEEYVAHALNASLEPIGK; translated from the coding sequence ATGAAAACTCTCGTCATCGCAGTACACCCTACCATGTCTCAATCTCGAATCAATCGAACATGGAAGGAAAGAATACAACAAGAAGAAAGTGTAACGGTTCACGATTTATACGCTGCCTATCCGGATTTTCAGATCGATGTTGAACAAGAGCAAAAGCTGATGCAAGAGCACGATCGTATCGTCTTTCAATTTCCGCTTTACTGGTACAGCACACCGGCCCTGTTGAAACAGTGGCAGGATGTTGTGTTGACGTATGGTTGGGCTTACGGATCTGAAGGAAACAAGCTGCATGGAAAAGAGCTTCTCCTCGCGATTTCTACGGGCGGACCCGAGGAAGCTTATCAACGTGATGGATACAACTACTATTCCATCAGCGAATTGATCAAACCGTTGCAAGCGATGGCAAATTTAACGGGAATGAAATTCTTGAAACCATTCTTATTCCAAGGGGTATCGGGGGTTTCGGATGAGCAAATTCAACATAGTGCAGAAGAATATGTTGCTCATGCACTGAACGCTTCCTTGGAGCCGATAGGAAAATAG
- a CDS encoding LutC/YkgG family protein, translating into MSHSEKEAQFFNTIANRLGRNRMTTPPPQPVRGVPDFWKMYHLSSDERIDLFIKNWEMLGGVAKRFSSPEALCSYIAEVVQTFEAKRIIHEDHVLFQSMYQDSSFNGVEMTIWRKQEESDLLSKAAHADIGISIADFAIAHTGTVVMTSAASKGRSLSLLPTIFMAVIRTENIKTRMGEALQEINKWNDGKMPAGVHFISGPSRSADIENDLTIGVHGPGIVHALILEEEIKG; encoded by the coding sequence ATGAGTCACAGTGAAAAAGAAGCACAATTCTTCAACACGATCGCAAATCGGTTAGGCAGAAACCGGATGACCACTCCTCCCCCACAACCCGTTCGCGGTGTTCCGGACTTTTGGAAAATGTACCATCTCAGCTCTGATGAAAGAATAGACCTATTTATTAAAAATTGGGAGATGCTTGGTGGTGTCGCTAAACGCTTTTCTTCTCCAGAAGCTCTTTGCTCATATATCGCTGAAGTAGTCCAAACCTTTGAAGCAAAACGAATCATTCACGAAGACCACGTCCTTTTTCAAAGCATGTACCAGGACAGCTCGTTCAATGGTGTAGAGATGACGATATGGCGGAAACAGGAAGAATCTGATTTGCTGAGTAAAGCGGCGCATGCTGATATTGGGATTTCTATTGCAGATTTTGCCATTGCCCATACTGGCACAGTCGTGATGACTTCGGCAGCGTCAAAAGGCCGCTCTCTCAGCTTGCTACCCACCATTTTTATGGCTGTCATTCGAACTGAAAATATCAAAACACGTATGGGTGAAGCTCTACAGGAAATCAACAAATGGAATGACGGCAAAATGCCTGCGGGCGTTCACTTTATTTCCGGTCCCAGCCGTTCCGCCGATATTGAGAACGACTTAACTATTGGCGTTCATGGTCCAGGAATTGTTCACGCACTTATCCTTGAAGAAGAGATCAAAGGATAA
- a CDS encoding CsxC family protein: MGIHGDGCKCGQTQVTQNSCTVENARVFGMASTETTFPKTIKVPVTLAETAVVVCVEANVHLERPALEIIRVLKSVILEQCELVPTFNPLSAKLFVSGFIRKNIEYTTVDQVTGTAVCGDVRHTTALIPFDFCTDLTFPATGPTLQLAPDFESHGEYLNKSGHAAKINVGLFGNRKVYNERPYCELLFTEFTELDIGLESKRCKDTTKTFSTVREKIVLRIGLKVLQDQQVPIPTTPPPTPPPKPTFPPPCKPICPPKKKW; this comes from the coding sequence ATGGGTATACATGGCGATGGCTGTAAATGTGGCCAAACTCAAGTGACGCAAAACAGCTGTACAGTGGAAAATGCCCGAGTGTTCGGAATGGCTTCAACCGAAACCACTTTTCCTAAAACGATTAAAGTACCTGTAACGTTGGCAGAAACGGCTGTTGTCGTATGTGTCGAGGCTAATGTCCATTTAGAGAGGCCTGCCCTTGAGATCATTCGGGTATTGAAGAGTGTCATTCTGGAACAATGTGAGCTGGTTCCCACATTTAACCCGCTGTCTGCAAAGCTGTTCGTCAGCGGTTTTATTCGAAAAAATATCGAGTACACCACAGTCGATCAAGTAACGGGAACTGCTGTTTGCGGTGATGTACGACATACAACAGCACTGATACCATTCGATTTCTGTACGGATCTGACCTTTCCTGCTACAGGACCGACTTTGCAACTGGCACCAGATTTCGAGTCACACGGAGAATATTTGAATAAATCAGGTCACGCGGCAAAGATTAACGTAGGTTTGTTTGGCAACCGAAAAGTTTACAATGAGAGACCGTATTGTGAGCTGTTATTCACGGAATTCACCGAATTAGATATCGGTTTGGAAAGTAAGCGGTGCAAGGACACAACCAAAACATTCTCGACCGTTCGTGAAAAAATCGTTCTGCGTATTGGTCTAAAAGTTTTGCAGGATCAACAAGTTCCTATTCCAACGACCCCACCACCGACACCCCCACCAAAACCGACATTTCCGCCACCTTGCAAACCGATATGTCCACCTAAGAAAAAATGGTAG
- a CDS encoding SDR family oxidoreductase: MNYYTGKKAVVTGGTHGMGLAVAKALLTGGAEVIVSGRNPKNAEEAKRELGERAHVVVSDVSSMKDVQAFGDYVEKHFGKIDFLHVNAGTSILEPFLEVTEETYDRIFEVNTKGAFFTVQRLAPLIHEGGSIVFTSSVADEGGYPGMSVYSASKAALRSLASGFAVELLDKGIRVNVVSPGFIDTPSMGVAGFTDAERVTFQELGDKITPMKRHGSSEEVAKAVLFLAFDATFTTGARLTVDGGIGQNLHSL, translated from the coding sequence ATGAACTACTACACAGGGAAAAAAGCAGTCGTAACTGGAGGAACACATGGTATGGGCTTGGCTGTGGCAAAAGCTTTGCTGACAGGCGGCGCCGAGGTCATCGTCTCTGGTCGTAATCCGAAAAATGCCGAGGAAGCAAAACGTGAGCTGGGCGAACGGGCACATGTTGTGGTGTCTGATGTATCGAGCATGAAGGATGTGCAAGCATTCGGGGACTATGTTGAAAAGCATTTTGGCAAGATCGATTTTCTCCATGTGAATGCAGGTACTTCTATTCTGGAACCGTTTTTGGAAGTCACTGAAGAGACCTACGATCGGATTTTTGAGGTAAATACGAAAGGGGCATTTTTCACCGTCCAGCGCTTGGCGCCGCTAATTCATGAAGGAGGTTCCATCGTATTTACATCTTCCGTAGCGGATGAAGGCGGCTACCCTGGCATGAGCGTATACAGTGCATCTAAAGCGGCATTGCGTTCCTTGGCCTCCGGGTTTGCGGTGGAGTTGCTAGACAAGGGTATTCGCGTCAATGTCGTGAGTCCCGGTTTCATTGATACGCCTTCCATGGGAGTTGCCGGTTTCACGGATGCAGAACGCGTTACCTTCCAGGAGCTTGGTGACAAGATTACACCCATGAAACGTCATGGTTCGTCAGAAGAAGTGGCGAAAGCGGTGCTTTTCCTCGCCTTTGACGCTACCTTTACGACTGGTGCGAGGCTAACTGTGGATGGTGGCATCGGGCAAAACTTGCATTCCTTGTAA
- a CDS encoding MerR family transcriptional regulator encodes MKISELSQLTNVSTRSIRHYEEKGLLQAERLENDYRYFNESAVKRVKMIQLYLKLGLTADEIRTVFRGEVAAPDDYEYCEEMLAIYEQKLRKVNEQMEALQEWKKTLERQIAITRGKKVTS; translated from the coding sequence GTGAAAATAAGCGAATTATCCCAATTAACGAATGTCAGTACCCGGTCGATCCGTCATTATGAAGAAAAGGGCTTGCTACAGGCAGAACGACTGGAAAACGATTACCGCTATTTTAATGAATCGGCAGTCAAACGTGTCAAAATGATTCAACTGTACTTGAAGCTGGGGTTGACCGCAGATGAAATCAGGACGGTCTTCAGAGGGGAAGTGGCAGCTCCCGACGATTACGAATATTGCGAGGAAATGCTGGCGATCTACGAACAAAAGCTCAGAAAAGTGAACGAACAGATGGAGGCACTCCAAGAGTGGAAGAAAACGCTGGAGAGGCAAATAGCTATTACACGTGGTAAAAAGGTTACGAGTTAG
- a CDS encoding GreA/GreB family elongation factor codes for MNPSILNGTRNHLINQLVFFDEQYSLFYDQYVRNYGKEKQAIDEIVERYKQTLESLLAKEDSALFQSLKAITLLGSSVKVLFEEDQFEESFTVVYPTDIDPDNNRISFLSPIGRQLLLAAPHDSVVLESPVGRQQVQVREISFTYMGDSRHLRNLPFAKIM; via the coding sequence ATGAACCCTAGTATTTTGAACGGCACCAGAAATCATCTGATCAACCAGCTTGTCTTTTTTGACGAGCAGTATTCACTTTTTTACGATCAATATGTACGCAATTATGGGAAAGAAAAGCAAGCCATCGATGAGATTGTCGAGCGTTACAAGCAAACACTTGAAAGCCTTTTGGCAAAAGAAGACAGCGCACTCTTTCAATCGCTTAAAGCAATTACGTTATTAGGCAGCAGCGTTAAAGTGCTATTTGAAGAAGATCAATTTGAGGAGTCATTTACTGTGGTTTATCCCACAGACATTGACCCGGATAACAACAGAATTTCATTCTTATCGCCGATAGGCAGGCAACTGCTGCTAGCGGCTCCACACGATTCTGTTGTGCTGGAGAGCCCTGTTGGCAGGCAACAGGTGCAGGTTCGGGAGATAAGCTTTACATATATGGGGGATTCTCGTCACCTTAGGAATCTACCCTTCGCAAAGATCATGTGA
- a CDS encoding MFS transporter, with the protein MFRIRFSIFLSVFVAMVGLMIIAPVMPPLIRELGLSEIHSGIIISLGSIAMAVMAPVWGRLSDLKGRKAVIVIGFFGMFMSYVLFTATMYAGLSQVISGGLLVGLLIVARGLIGMFIPAVPSAAQAYIADVTNEKGRAAGMALIGAANGMGLVLGPAIAAAFALIGLIWPLYIGALLPLVALGIVYFLIPAQKPIIHEKPPKVSPFQKGLPLYLFAGLATMLSIITLQVVGGFYFQDQLSLTTKETARMLSVGLMISGIAMIVTQGLQMKNPKWQPRSLILFGAVLLIISLSLFLFFIHVIVYAAAFFLFGVGTGLMMPGFMAGASLAVDHEQQGGVAGLVASVQGISAVIAPILSTSLYQLNKYLPFAVVGLFVMLMGATLLFVKSRSKINENTRIDS; encoded by the coding sequence ATGTTTCGAATCCGTTTTAGTATATTTTTGAGTGTATTTGTGGCGATGGTGGGATTGATGATTATTGCTCCCGTAATGCCGCCGCTTATCCGTGAATTAGGCCTCAGTGAAATTCACTCTGGCATCATTATTTCACTCGGTTCAATTGCAATGGCTGTGATGGCACCTGTCTGGGGGCGGTTAAGCGATCTGAAAGGAAGGAAAGCTGTCATTGTCATTGGTTTTTTCGGAATGTTTATGAGTTATGTCCTGTTCACAGCGACCATGTATGCAGGATTATCACAGGTAATAAGTGGCGGGCTTCTCGTTGGATTGCTCATTGTGGCACGCGGATTGATCGGTATGTTTATCCCGGCAGTTCCATCTGCTGCGCAGGCGTACATAGCGGATGTAACTAACGAAAAGGGTAGGGCGGCAGGAATGGCTTTAATCGGTGCAGCCAATGGGATGGGGCTTGTTCTGGGTCCAGCGATTGCTGCAGCCTTTGCACTGATCGGTCTGATTTGGCCGTTATACATAGGCGCACTGTTGCCGCTGGTCGCATTGGGCATCGTGTACTTCTTGATTCCGGCTCAAAAACCCATCATTCACGAAAAACCTCCCAAGGTGAGTCCTTTTCAAAAAGGCCTTCCCCTATATTTGTTTGCCGGTTTGGCAACGATGCTCAGCATTATCACCTTACAAGTCGTTGGAGGGTTTTATTTTCAGGATCAGTTGTCTTTAACAACAAAGGAAACCGCCAGAATGTTATCAGTAGGACTTATGATTTCTGGCATAGCGATGATTGTCACACAAGGACTACAAATGAAAAATCCTAAATGGCAACCAAGATCACTCATACTTTTCGGGGCGGTGCTCTTAATCATCAGCTTGTCTCTCTTTCTTTTCTTCATCCATGTGATCGTCTATGCCGCGGCATTTTTCTTGTTTGGTGTAGGAACTGGGCTCATGATGCCAGGATTTATGGCAGGAGCTTCGCTTGCCGTTGATCATGAACAGCAAGGAGGAGTTGCGGGGCTTGTGGCATCGGTCCAAGGAATTTCCGCTGTCATCGCACCGATTCTCAGCACAAGTCTTTACCAGTTGAATAAGTATCTGCCTTTTGCCGTAGTAGGTTTATTTGTGATGCTGATGGGAGCAACATTGCTTTTCGTCAAAAGCAGGTCAAAGATCAACGAAAATACAAGAATAGATTCGTAA
- a CDS encoding EAL domain-containing protein, protein MNVVLAKEPPYPVFQPLVHLATGHFFGYEALLRSSTQHSPEFLFRKAREEGHLFEWDTMSMKKAIESYFTNVTFNDHAPYLFINVFPSTLVNPAFLSFVTEGLFGSWNRRIVLEINETNEEDKMWELRLLGKKIRELRQHGFLIALDDVGSGAASLKKIVEYEPDIVKLDRYFGNQLSSMPNKQKLVSLFVQYCQDHIQLVLEGIEEPEDLAVALALGVPVGQGFLLGYPEPLQATQKRR, encoded by the coding sequence ATGAACGTCGTATTGGCAAAGGAACCGCCATATCCAGTTTTTCAGCCCCTGGTGCATCTGGCGACAGGACATTTTTTCGGGTACGAAGCACTTCTTCGCTCCTCTACACAGCACTCACCAGAATTCCTTTTTCGAAAAGCTCGTGAAGAAGGACACTTGTTTGAATGGGATACCATGTCGATGAAAAAAGCGATTGAATCTTACTTTACGAATGTGACTTTCAACGATCATGCCCCATATTTGTTCATCAATGTGTTTCCTTCTACGTTGGTGAACCCCGCTTTCCTATCGTTTGTTACCGAGGGCCTATTTGGATCGTGGAACCGTCGAATAGTCTTGGAAATCAATGAGACCAATGAAGAAGACAAGATGTGGGAGTTAAGATTGTTGGGGAAAAAAATACGTGAGCTGCGTCAGCATGGGTTCCTGATCGCATTAGATGATGTCGGCTCAGGTGCCGCGTCATTAAAAAAGATCGTGGAATATGAACCAGATATCGTTAAGCTCGACAGATACTTCGGCAATCAACTGTCCTCCATGCCCAATAAGCAAAAGCTCGTCTCGCTTTTCGTCCAATACTGCCAAGATCATATTCAGCTTGTACTGGAAGGAATCGAGGAGCCAGAGGACTTAGCTGTCGCTTTGGCACTTGGGGTACCTGTAGGTCAAGGTTTTTTGCTGGGGTACCCCGAACCACTTCAAGCAACACAAAAAAGACGATGA